CTCTTGCCAACTAACGGTAGTATTCTGAATGCTGGCGATGGCTATAAATGAAGTCACCGGTATGGAGTTAACAGATGCTGGAGTCATTCCAGAACCATTTCTCCAAAGAAACAATTCATTTCCAGGTGATGCACCAATATTGATCTCTCTACCGTTTGCAGGACCAACTAACAATAAATTCGTCGCAGGATGAACTTCTGGCATTCTAAATACTAAAAAAAATGATCCGCTATTAATAGATGAAAATCCAGTTCCACCACTATAACTCATCGAAGTCAATGATGTTTGTGCAAAATTGAGCGCAGGTAGTCCGTTTACGCGATTTGTTTTATAAACTGGTTGTCTTGTTGGAAATGTTACTTGTGTTAGATGATTGCCTTTCCCACTAAAATCATTCCAGGTTTGAACATTTTCTCCATCCAATAAAATAAGACTGTCTGCTTTAAACCAAAGTGCCAAAGAGGAACCTCCATAGGTTCTAGGAGCAGTCAGTGTGACAGTATAATCCTTAGTCGTACCATCCGTTGCAGTCACGGTATAGACTAGATTTGCCGAAAACGAATTTGATGTTACTTCACTCGTTTGCGTTACGTCACCTATCGAAACATTTTTCCCAGTCGTGGTAAATTTGGCAATTAACGGAGTAAAAGTTGTGAGAGTGTCCGACAAAAGGCTAATATTGGAATCTGATATAATTCCATTGATTCCCAATGAAGGAATCGAGAAGGATGTGATTTCTTTTCCGGGTATAGGACCAATTCCACAAGCGACACTTTTATCATTCAATGCAATCTTTAAAAAAATAGTCTGATAAAATGCTTTGCTCTGTGGGTCACAAACATTGGAAAAATTTTCCCCTTTGCAATGATTGAAAAAAAATAGAGATAGGATAACAAAAAAAAAGTAGCGGATCGATCGATGCCAAACAATTGGGAACACTATCATTTAACACCACCTACAATCTCCCTCTCAATGTTCGATCATTCATCGCAGACGAATTGAGAAGGTTTTCATGGAATTCTTTATGAAGTTCCCATTATTGAAAGTGGACTGGATTCAAGGCGAATCTATTTTTGCAAAAAATTTCCAAAATATAGAAAAATCAGCTGAACCTACAAGATAACCCGATGGCATTTCGTTTAACTCTGATTAGACAAGATCTATAACCAAATTTCCCACTCGAACTCTATTGCAAAATCGTTCGAATCCCAATTCAATTGATTCTTAAGTAACTTAAATGCTTATCCCAATTTCCCAAATGAAGTTCGATTTCTTTTTGAAAAAATGGTTCGGGCGCCGCAAAGCATCCACGGATGGATGCGAGCGAGAGCTTTGGCCATGGAGGGCCAAGCGAACGCAAGGCGACCAAACCATTTTTTCAAAAAGTATATTCGTTGAAGTGGGAAATTAATTAGTGGGTGGATGACGGGATTCGCCTTACACGGTTCTCCCATCCAGGTCGAACTCGCTCCAGGCCGTCTTTTCCGAGCCCTCGCGCGTCCTTGCGCTCGGTCGTTCTCGCTTAACGCCAATTAGGCAAGGTATCTTGCCAAATTGGCTACTCGAACTCTATCGAAAAATCGTTCGAATCCCTATCTTTTGGTTATCTATGTAAGTTGTTTGGAGTTTGAATCGCCGAAGGCGATTTTAGTGGGTGGATGACGGGATTCGAACCCGCGACGACCGGTACCACAAACCGGGGCTCTACCGCTGAACTACATCCACCGTTTCTAGAACAATCATCGACCCGAGAGGGATTCGAACCCCCGACCAACTGCTTAGAAGGCAGTTGCTCTATCCAGCTGAGCTACCGGGTCAGATAGAACCAACTGATTCGGGATGACAGGATTTGAACCTGCGACCCTCTGTACCCAAAACAGATGCGCTACCACTGCGCTACATCCCGAGAAAGTCCTTGAAACACCAGTGTTTTTGGAAGAAGGACTGTGTCAACAAAAGGGAGATTTATTTCTTTAGGTTCTTGAGTCTTTCGAGGAGGACTGGGTGGTTTGGGTTCTTTTGTAAGGCCTTACGATATGCCTTCCATGCTTCTTCTGGTTTCCCATTGGTTTGTAAAAAATACCCAAAGCTATCCAAATAAGCAGGATTATTGGGATCCAGTTCTAAGGCTTTTTTTAAGGAACGAATGGCTTCTGCTCTTTCCTCTGCGTTTAGTTTCTTTTTTAAAGCGAGTAAATAACCAAGAGAATTCAAACTATTCTTATAATCAGGATTGGCTTTTAAAATCCGTCTGTGGATGTTGATCGCATCATCCAAACGGTGAGTATACTCATATACATGGGCTAAAAAGGAGAGGAGTTTGGCATCATCTACCGCAATCTGCAATCGTTCTTTGATGATCCCTTCTGCAGATTCCCATTCTTTCAGTTCAACAAGAGAAAACACTTTGAGTCGGTAGACATTGTCTAGTTCGATAAAACCTGGGTATTCACTTAAGATCCGATCTAAAACCTGAATTGTTTTTTTAAAGTTTTTGGTTTGGAAACAACAAAGAGCAAAATTGTATAAGAGGATAGGATCTTCTGGATTTTGCAATAGTGCTTGGTCAAGAAGGTTTAAGGCCATGGCATAATTGCCTTTGTTCATATAAGAAAGGTAATCGTTGTCTACAGCCATAGGTTTTATTTGGATTGTAATTCCTTCAGTCGATTTTTTTCCGTTAGGTCCAATTGGATAGGTGTCACAGGGATTTTTCCTTGGTAATAGGCTTCAAAGTCTGTGCCTGTTTCTTCATCGTGCCCAAGTAAACTTCCGTTTAACTGAAATTCGCTGACACCCTCAATGATTTGTTTTTTCTCATATTTTTCTGAATATCGCCTACGACCAAGTCTGGTAAAAACGAGTTCACTGATGGTTCCCGTTCCGCTAATTTCTGGCGGAAAATTTAAATTCCAAATTTCACCTGACTGGATTTGGGATTTGTATGTTTCCAAAAAGGTTAACACGAGTTCGGCTTCTTTTACATACCCATCCTCAGGATCAATACGACCAGAACTCACAGCAAGCGACGGGATCCCATGTAAAGCACCATGTTTGGCAGCACCAACTGTCCCTGAATAATGTACATCATATCCCATGTTCACACCTCTGTTGATCCCAGAGATCACAAAGTCAATTTTTGGAAAAATCTCTGCATACAAACCAATGTTCACACAATCCACAGGGAATCCGTCAGCGATGTAATGGTTGTCATTGATCCGCTCCACCCGCATGCCTTGGAAAACAGTCAGAGCCATGGATGTCACAGATCGTTCTTTGAGAGGAGCAATGAGGTATGTTTTGTAAGACTTGCCAAGGACTCGTTCCAAAGCTTTGATACCGGCGGAAGAGATTCCGTCGTCATTCGTGATGAGTAAATTCAATTAAAAACCGCCTGATACCGATTGCAGGAAACTTGTTGCTGTGTACAAATTCATTAAAAATGGAAACAAAATGGTTAATCCCAATGCATAAAAGGAAAAACGAATCGAATCCCGATTTTTTAGTTCATAAATGGATTTGAGTCCACGTGCAATGACCAAACCATACAATACGATAAATGTAAGTAATAAAAAAAATCCTGAACCCACACCTGATAATCCTATGGCATGGATCACAATACAAATAGGAGCAAATAACAAAAAGAGTACGGTCGCGTGCCTTGCAAACATCACAAGGAACAAAAGTTTTTGTGATCTTCCTTTTTTTTGTACATAATAGTCAGCAACCAGTGAATAAAAAAATGGGAAAAAACGAAACAAAATCAAATTGGCAATAAAACCAAAAAACAGAAATGACAAAGTGGATACCGTATAAGGAGCAGATAAAATACTCATACCCACTGAGAGTGACAAAGCTGACAAAATGGAAAACAACCAACTGGAACTTGGGCTTAGGGCAAAAGGAATTTCTTTTACTTCTTCTGAATAACGGAGTGGGTCAAGAAAGACCAACTCCAAAGTATCTACCAAATCAAAGAAAAAATCTCTCATAACATCAATTTTCCAAGGGAAGTAGGAAGGATCACTAAAACTTGTGATTGCAAAAGAGATCTTATTTTTGCAGTTTGAGATCCTTCACCCAAAAACTTAACACCGAGTGAACGGATCATTCGTTCAAAGGGTGAATATTCCTGTTCAAAAAGTGGGATTTCACCTTCGTATTGGCAAAGTTCTGAGAGTTTTTTATGGGCTTCTCGTCTTCCACCAATATCATCTACTAGTTTGTTGCGGAAAGCATCTTCCCCAGAATAAATTTTTCCTTCTGCTAATTCTTCAATCGATTTTACCGTTTTGTTGCGACCTTTGGCAACATCTTCGACAAACTTACGATAGGTGTCTTGGAGCTGTTTTCCAATCATATCATCTTCTTCGTTTGTGGAATCACGAAACGGAGAATACATATCTTTATATTTTCCTGCTTTGTATGTACGAACTCCCACACCATAACGATCGAGTAGTCCTTTCACATTCGGTGCAAACGAAATGACACCTATGGATCCCGTGATGGTTCCGTTTTCAGCAAAGATATAATCGGAAGCAGAGGCGATATAATACCCACCAGAAGCAGCGACATCTTTCATACTCACCACAATCTTTTTGGTTTTGCGTAAATGTAAAAGTTCGTTAAAAATCTCTTGGGAAGCAGCAACGGTTCCGCCTGGAGAATTGATTTCGAGAAGAATCCCTTTGATGTTACCATCCTCTTCCAGATCGCGTAATTGGCGTAAAATGGTATCGGCTCCAGTGGAATCAAATGTGGATTCCCCAGAATGGATTTCGCCTACGATTGGAATGACGACAGCACCGATTTCACTGGCTTGGAAAAGACTTCCACCCGTCCCACTCGAATAACGAGCAAGGCTAGATCCAGAGAAAAGGATCGCAATTCCTAGAATTGTGGCAATGGTGGAGAACAAAAAGGAGAGAAAGAGAAGAAATTGGTTTCTTTCCATAAACTCTCACTAGCAAAACTGTGTAAAAACCCGAGTCAACTTTAATAATTCTTTACTTTTTTTTAGAAAAAGTTTATTTTCCTTGTACGGGTCAGCCGAAAATTAGACAGGTAGTCATAGGATTTATGTCCAGGCACCGCCGAGACATAAGGCCTTTACCAAGGAAGGTAGGACATGGATGTTCGTCTCAATCGTCTCCTCAACTCAGCCGAAAAATTAATCCAGGACAAAAAAGACACCAAAGATGTCTCTGGAAAGGCAGGAAACCAAACCCAGAAGGCAGATGAAAAATCTGATTTTGTGGTAAGCCTTCCTGTTCAGTACCACAATATCCAATCACGGCTCACAGAATTACAAAAACAACTTTCGAAAGAACAATCTCGGATTGGACTTTTAGAAGACAATACCCAAGAAGAAAACAAACTCAAAGAACTTTTGTTTGAGGGAGAGCCACTCTTTCCAGAGTTAGCAGAAGGAAACAAATCCAAACCTGAAATTTTGGAAACAAGTAAGGCAACGGTTTCTGGCCTTCTTGCTGAACTTAAGAAAAAAGAAGTAGAAAGTGAAAATATCTTTTCTCTAGGTATGATGTTAAACCCAGAAGAGTTTAAAGGAAAAATTGGATCGGTTTCCACTGCTTCCATGAAACCTATTTCAGAAACAATGGTCAAACGTCTCCTTGGCGGTTAATTGGAATTAAAACGTAGTCTTAATACTTTTGATTCCATCTCCGTTTTATTCTCATCGATGGTGGGATCGGGGATTTTTTTCACTTCTGGGTATTTAATCAAAGAAACAGGAAACCTTTGGATAGTCCTCCTCTGTTGGATCATTGGTGGTCTGCTTGCTTTATCAGGTTCCATCACTTACGCTTATGCCGCAAGACTCCTCCCCTTTGCAGGTGGAGATTATGTATACTTAAAAGTTGCCTATTCGCCAGCCATCGCCTTTATGAGTGGTTGGTCATCTTTACTCACTAATTTTTCTGCCTGTGTTTCTGTACTTGCCTTAGCCTTTGGTAAGTATGTACAAATTTTATTTCCCGAACTCCCCTACTTTGAATCGCCCACCTATACACTATTAGGTCTTGATTTACAAGTGAGTTCCCTTACCCTCATTGGAATTTTACCCATTCTCTTTTTTAGTGGATTGAATTATTTTGGAATTAAGTCTGCGGTTCGCGTACAAAATGTATTTGCTGTTCTAAAAATTACAGGACTTCTGTTATTTTTGGCACTTGGGTTCACAATAGGTTCTACACATTGGAATTACCTTCTTAACTCTCCCTTTCCAAACATTTTGGAACTTTCCTTTTATTCCAAAGTTCTCATCGGAATTGTACCCGTATCTTTTTCTTACCTCGGGTGGAATATGATCACATACATTGCCGAAGAAGTGAAAAACCCTGAAAAAACCATTGTTCGATCAGCCATCACAGCTTGTTTTCTTGTCGCAGGACTTTACTTTGCAATCAATTTACTTTTTGTCATTTCAGCCCCTATCGATGAATTGGCGGGACAAGACGGGATTGGAGCTATCGCCTTTCAAAAGTTATTCGGAGTTAATTACTCAATCTTAACAACAAGTTTTATTGCATGGGTGATTTTAGGATCTATGTCCGCTATTCTGATTGGAGGAAGCCGGGTATACTTTGCCATGGCAAGGGATGGAGTGTTTTTACCTTCGTTTTCCAAAGTCCATCCAAAATGGCATAGTCCATATGTATCCATTTTCTTTCAGGGTTTTGTTGCGATTCTCTTTTTGTTTGTAAAAGAAATTGAGGCCTTACTGTATATGATCACTTGTTCGATTCTTATCCTGTCTTGTCTCACAGCAGCGACTCCATTTCGATTTGAAAAGATGGGAATGAAATCCGATTATAAAATTCCTTTTTATCCCCTACCAATCTTTTTGTATATCTTTGCGAACATTGCTGTGATGGTAATTTTATTTGTCGAAAAACCAATCACTGCCTCCTGGGGGCTCATGATCACACTCATCGCATTGCCTGTGTATTATTTACTTCGATTGGACAAAAAACTGAAACCTTCTAAAAAATAATGTTTGTAACCTAACAAAAACTTTGTTAGGCGATTGACATAAAGGTTTTGCCAATGATAGGCATTACATCATCTTTTGCTAATACCCAAACGACATCCCCACCTTTCACTTGTGTGTTGCCGGAAGGAATTAAAAATTGTTCTCCCCGCGCAATGAGTAGGATGTGCGACTGGTCCGGTAGTTTGATTTCAAACAAAGCTTTATCAACAACACTTGAATTGTATGGAACGATTAACTCTTGTAAGGTCATTCCAGGGAACTCGATGTTATCAAAGTCTGTAGGACGATAAATTTTACGATCTGGATCTACTTTTAAAATTCCTAACCACTGTGCCACCCTTGGAATGAGAGACCCTTGGATGAGTAGAGATACCAAAACGACAAAAAATACAATGTGAAAGAGTAAATCCCCCCAAACAAGACCTTGGGCAATCGGAAAGGTAGCAAGGATAATGGGTGATGCACCTCTGAGTCCTACCCATGAGATAAATAATTTTTCTTTGATGGGTAAATTAACTCTAAATAAGGAAATGAAAACAGCGAGTGGTCTTGCCAATAATATGAGTAATACCCCAATGAGAAGTCCAGGAACCCAAATATTTGCCATTCTTGTAGGATACACAAGTAATCCAAAACAAAGAAACATACCAATTTGTAAGATCCAAACATAACCATTCAAAAACCGAAAAATGGATTTTTTGTGAATGAACTTATTGCGACCAACGATAATCCCCGCGATGTAGACTGCTAAAAACCCATTCCCTTGGAATACGGTTGTCACCGCATATATGAAGGGAACCGATGCAGTGATGAATACCAAATAAAGACCGTCATACCCTAGTTTGACGGAATTCATTAAATACAATATGAGGATTCCCATACTATATCCCATCATCATGCCAACAAGAACTTGCATTACAAAAAAACGAAAGAATTGGAATCCACTAAAACTTGCATCTGCGGTGATGAGATTCATAAATATTGTGGTGAGAAGTACACCCACTGCATCATTGGATCCTGATTCAAATTCGATGATTTTTTTTAAATGAACAGGAAGGTCAGAAGAACCTGTCTTAAAAATATTAAATACAGATGCAGCATCAGTAGCACTGACAATGGATCCAAGTAAAAAGGATTCCATAAACCCAAGGACAGGAAACAAAAGATGGATGAGAACTCCTAAAATGAGTGCCGTTAAAATGGTTCCAAAAATAGAAAGTCGAATCCCAACTGCGAGAAAATCTTTTAAACTATCCCACTCACTCTCAAGCCCTCCCAAAAACAGGATGTAAATGAGTGCAAAAATACCAATGGATTGTGCTAAACTATAGTCGTTGAAGTCAATTCTACCTGGACCATCAGCACCAGCTAACATACCGAAGGTTAGAAAGATAAGCAAAATCGGAAATCCAAAACGGAAAAAAAGTTTACTCGATAGAATGGAGAAAATGACAAGAGTAGAAATAACGAGTGCTTGTAAGGTAAAACTATCGATCATGTTTAGTCCTTAGACGAATCCAAACCGATTAATGTTTGGAAGAAAGTATTTCGAGAGCTTTTGCTTTTAAGATGGGATGAACTTTAAAATCATCAGGATTTAAAGTTGATTTGGAATCTTGTTGTGCTTCGTTTGATTGATTGGCAGATGCCGGAACTTTCCACTTATCGCGGCCTAACCAAACAGAAAGAGCATAGACCATTCGTTGGTAAATTTCATCCACTTTGTCTTGTCGACCTGCTTTTTTGTAGTACCCAAAGGCCAACATAGGAAGTTTTCGGTCGTACATAAAATGGTCACCCAAACGAATGAGCCCATCTTTGTAGTCTGTTTTCAGAAAGATTTCACGAGCTTTCCGGATATCACCTGCATTAAAGGCAGTGTTTCCTTCCCGGATGAGTTGTACCCTTTCTTTCGAATCCATACAAAGAGTATCGAACCATTTTCAGAAATTGACAACTGAAAATTGTCTAAAAGAATGAATTTACCAGGAGTGAAAATTATGTTGGAAGTAGGGAAAAAAGCCCCCAATTTTACATGTGTCAACCAAAACGGCGAAAAAGTGAAACTCGCCGATCTAACAGGGAAAAATGGAGTCGTTGTTTATTTTTATCCAAGAGATATGACTCCTGGATGTACAACAGAAGCCTGTGACTTCCGAGACAACTTTGCCCGTCTCAAAAAATTTGGATATAATGTCGTAGGTATTTCCAAAGACAACCCAAAATCCCATACCAAATTCATTGAAAAACAAGAACTCAATTTTGATCTCATCTCCGATGAATCAGGGGAAATCTGTGAAGCTTATGGTGTTTGGCGCGAAAAAGTATTTATGGGACGCAAAGGAATGGGAATTGTTCGTTCGACCTTCCTTCTAGACAGTTCTCTCAAAATTAAAAAAATCTATGACAGCGTGAAGGTAAAAGGACACGTTGAAGAAATCATTAAAGACATTCAGGAAATCCAAGGGAAATGAAAATCGAAATCTCTCCACTCCAAATCCAAATCGGAAACTTCAAATCTGGTTCCTTTTATAAATTAATTCCTATTTTCCAAGAAGATGTGAAAGAGGAACTCGGAAAAAAATTCCCAACACAAATTGAAACCAAAGTGTTTTCTGGAGAACTGGGAAAAGAATTTCGAGATGAGGCAGATCAAACCATTTATCTTGGATTAGGCGAAAAGGATAAATTAAACTTCCGAAAATTCATTTCTCATTTTTTTAAGTATGGAGAAAAAATCCTAAACTACGATGGAATGGGATTGGAAATTCATATTTCGAAAGCACTTTCCAAAAAGTTTTCTGCAGACCGAATTGCCTATCAAATTGCCAATACACTCTATATTGGAAGTTATCCAGTTTCAGTATTGCAAACAAAAAAGAAAGACAAAGAAAAAAAGAAAGTGGGAGCCGTCTTTTTAAAATTCGAAGACAAATCTGTTAGTAGTTTAGCAGAAAGTGGTCTTTCTAAAAGTAAAGTTGTCGCAAAACATGTGAATGGTGCTCGCCACATCGCTCACTTACCGGCAAATTACTTCACTCCAAATGACTTTGTTTCTAGAGCAAAAGAGATAGCAAAGGAATACAAACTCTCTGTAAAAGTTTGGGATGAAGCTCAACTCAAAAAAGAGGGGTTAGGCGGAATCCTTGCTGTCTCTCGTGGTTCTGAGTTAGAAGGCAAAATGGTGATTCTGGAATACAAACCGGCAAAAGCCAAAAAGAAATTCGCCATTGTTGGAAAAGGATTAACATTTGATACAGGTGGAATTTCTTTAAAACCTCCTGGTGAAATGCATGAAATGAAATATGATATGTGTGGAGCCGCTGCAACGATCCATGCAATCGGTGCCATTGCCGCACTTGAAATTCCTATCCATATCATTGCAGCCATTGGTGTTGCGGAAAATATGCCAGATGGAAAAGCAATCAAACCTGGTGACGTTTATACTGCCTATAATGGAACGACTGTGGAAGTACAAAACACAGATGCAGAAGGAAGACTCGTGTTAGGTGACGTTCTTTCCTATGTTTCCAAAAACTACAAACCCGATTATATGGTGGATTTGGCAACTCTCACTGGAGCCGTCATCATTGCGCTTGGACATGAAGCTGCTGCCATCCTGACAAATTCTGATCCATTACGAGAAGCACTCTTTAAAGCATCAGAAGCATCCGATGATCGGGTATGGGAACTACCTCTATGGGAAGAATATGGGGAAGACTTAAAGTCTGACATCGCAGATCTCAAAAACATCACAGGTGGTGGGAAAGGTGCAGGGACGATTTCCGCAGGTGTATTCCTTTCCAAGTTTGTAGATGAATCCATCAATTGGGCTCATATCGACATTGCGGGGGCTGCATGGCGAAAGAAAAAATCGGGAACCCAATTCCATGGACCTACTGGTTACGGCGTACGTTTGTTAGTGGATCTAGCAAAGGAATTAGCAAGTAAGTAAAAAAGAACCTTCAAATGTAAGATTTGGATAGAGAACAAGTCAAATTCGGTTCTCTATCCAAATCCCTGTCACTCACTTCCCTTCTCAATCCGATCCATCCACCAACTAACAGTTTCTATCTGTTTACTAGAATACTACCTTTACCAATTGGATTTTTCCTTATGTCACCTGACCTACGTTCTCATAAAGACAAAGACCAACTAACAAAGATAAAAGAATTTACACAAATGAACTATCCATTTTGGTTTATCATTTAAGGAATGCTAACGCAAAAAACAACAAGAATGATTCTAAATCTTAATTTGTCACTTCGGACAACTCCTAATGAAATGAGAGTGTATCTTTTGTCCTTTTTTTCGCTATTTTATCAAAATGATTGCCTTAATGTTTAGCATTTCATTACTGTAATATTCCGTTCTATGCCAAGTAACCTTATGGACAATCACCAATTAACAAACGATAACCTAGGAGAGATTGTCACACCCAAAGCATCCTTTTTTGTATTCGATGATTCCTTATGTTTGAAGAATTATTTAGGACCCTACTTTCTGAATGAAGGAATCAATTTTGAATCAGAAGTTGGCAAAACGATTCACGACATGAATCCGGAGTTTGCCAATCGATGGGGATTATCCCTAGCAAAAGTCCGAGATGAACAACACCCCGATGACGCGGAGATTCTGTTTAACCGTCAAAAAATCCGTTCGCAAATTGCCCCCATTCCCATTGATTCCAAAAATTATTTGATCTTAAGTTTGATCCTTTCAGATGAATGCATCGTTTCTTCGTCAGATTTGGATGTGGAAGAACAAAATGTAATCCATTACGAAGAATCACTGCACCGAGAGATCATCCGTATTTTCGATTGGAGGCAGGAAATTGAGGGAAAAACCATCTCACGTGAATGGATGGAAACTGCTTTACCCAACCTCAATACATCACTCATGCAAGGTTCTGGCCTTGGTGCCCTTGTGACTACCGTTGGTGCCATGGTAAGGAAAGCAAAACGGGAAGGAGATCAGGTAACAATACCCACTGCGATCTTCGAAATGTTGGAAGAAAACTTCAAAAGTACAAAAAAACTAGTACAAACGTTAGCTGAAGCGCAATTGATTTTTGAAAATAAAAAAAGAACTTCAGAACTTGTGAATTTACAAGAATTACATACATTGATATTGGAAGAAGTAAGTGGTCTCATTGATATGTTAGGGATCAAAGCCCAACAAGTTCAAATTTCAAATTCAAAAAATGGACACAACCTTCATGTCAACATTCACAAAAACAATTTTAAAAGAGTGATCCGTGAGTTACTCATCAATGCGATGAAATATGGGAATGATCATTGTGTGATTTATGTTTTGTTATTAAGTGCTGGTGATCATATCATCGTAAAAGTATTAAACCCTCCTTTTGATACTTCCATTCACAAACTGGATTTTACCAAATCACAAGAAACCATTTTGTTCCAACCTTTCTACCGCCATAACAAATATGTAGATGAGAGGTATTCGAA
The sequence above is a segment of the Leptospira levettii genome. Coding sequences within it:
- a CDS encoding leucyl aminopeptidase codes for the protein MKIEISPLQIQIGNFKSGSFYKLIPIFQEDVKEELGKKFPTQIETKVFSGELGKEFRDEADQTIYLGLGEKDKLNFRKFISHFFKYGEKILNYDGMGLEIHISKALSKKFSADRIAYQIANTLYIGSYPVSVLQTKKKDKEKKKVGAVFLKFEDKSVSSLAESGLSKSKVVAKHVNGARHIAHLPANYFTPNDFVSRAKEIAKEYKLSVKVWDEAQLKKEGLGGILAVSRGSELEGKMVILEYKPAKAKKKFAIVGKGLTFDTGGISLKPPGEMHEMKYDMCGAAATIHAIGAIAALEIPIHIIAAIGVAENMPDGKAIKPGDVYTAYNGTTVEVQNTDAEGRLVLGDVLSYVSKNYKPDYMVDLATLTGAVIIALGHEAAAILTNSDPLREALFKASEASDDRVWELPLWEEYGEDLKSDIADLKNITGGGKGAGTISAGVFLSKFVDESINWAHIDIAGAAWRKKKSGTQFHGPTGYGVRLLVDLAKELASK
- a CDS encoding tetratricopeptide repeat protein, which produces MAVDNDYLSYMNKGNYAMALNLLDQALLQNPEDPILLYNFALCCFQTKNFKKTIQVLDRILSEYPGFIELDNVYRLKVFSLVELKEWESAEGIIKERLQIAVDDAKLLSFLAHVYEYTHRLDDAINIHRRILKANPDYKNSLNSLGYLLALKKKLNAEERAEAIRSLKKALELDPNNPAYLDSFGYFLQTNGKPEEAWKAYRKALQKNPNHPVLLERLKNLKK
- the bcp gene encoding thioredoxin-dependent thiol peroxidase, whose translation is MLEVGKKAPNFTCVNQNGEKVKLADLTGKNGVVVYFYPRDMTPGCTTEACDFRDNFARLKKFGYNVVGISKDNPKSHTKFIEKQELNFDLISDESGEICEAYGVWREKVFMGRKGMGIVRSTFLLDSSLKIKKIYDSVKVKGHVEEIIKDIQEIQGK
- a CDS encoding potassium/proton antiporter, with amino-acid sequence MIDSFTLQALVISTLVIFSILSSKLFFRFGFPILLIFLTFGMLAGADGPGRIDFNDYSLAQSIGIFALIYILFLGGLESEWDSLKDFLAVGIRLSIFGTILTALILGVLIHLLFPVLGFMESFLLGSIVSATDAASVFNIFKTGSSDLPVHLKKIIEFESGSNDAVGVLLTTIFMNLITADASFSGFQFFRFFVMQVLVGMMMGYSMGILILYLMNSVKLGYDGLYLVFITASVPFIYAVTTVFQGNGFLAVYIAGIIVGRNKFIHKKSIFRFLNGYVWILQIGMFLCFGLLVYPTRMANIWVPGLLIGVLLILLARPLAVFISLFRVNLPIKEKLFISWVGLRGASPIILATFPIAQGLVWGDLLFHIVFFVVLVSLLIQGSLIPRVAQWLGILKVDPDRKIYRPTDFDNIEFPGMTLQELIVPYNSSVVDKALFEIKLPDQSHILLIARGEQFLIPSGNTQVKGGDVVWVLAKDDVMPIIGKTFMSIA
- a CDS encoding APC family permease; translation: MELKRSLNTFDSISVLFSSMVGSGIFFTSGYLIKETGNLWIVLLCWIIGGLLALSGSITYAYAARLLPFAGGDYVYLKVAYSPAIAFMSGWSSLLTNFSACVSVLALAFGKYVQILFPELPYFESPTYTLLGLDLQVSSLTLIGILPILFFSGLNYFGIKSAVRVQNVFAVLKITGLLLFLALGFTIGSTHWNYLLNSPFPNILELSFYSKVLIGIVPVSFSYLGWNMITYIAEEVKNPEKTIVRSAITACFLVAGLYFAINLLFVISAPIDELAGQDGIGAIAFQKLFGVNYSILTTSFIAWVILGSMSAILIGGSRVYFAMARDGVFLPSFSKVHPKWHSPYVSIFFQGFVAILFLFVKEIEALLYMITCSILILSCLTAATPFRFEKMGMKSDYKIPFYPLPIFLYIFANIAVMVILFVEKPITASWGLMITLIALPVYYLLRLDKKLKPSKK
- the surE gene encoding 5'/3'-nucleotidase SurE translates to MNLLITNDDGISSAGIKALERVLGKSYKTYLIAPLKERSVTSMALTVFQGMRVERINDNHYIADGFPVDCVNIGLYAEIFPKIDFVISGINRGVNMGYDVHYSGTVGAAKHGALHGIPSLAVSSGRIDPEDGYVKEAELVLTFLETYKSQIQSGEIWNLNFPPEISGTGTISELVFTRLGRRRYSEKYEKKQIIEGVSEFQLNGSLLGHDEETGTDFEAYYQGKIPVTPIQLDLTEKNRLKELQSK
- a CDS encoding sensor histidine kinase — encoded protein: MPSNLMDNHQLTNDNLGEIVTPKASFFVFDDSLCLKNYLGPYFLNEGINFESEVGKTIHDMNPEFANRWGLSLAKVRDEQHPDDAEILFNRQKIRSQIAPIPIDSKNYLILSLILSDECIVSSSDLDVEEQNVIHYEESLHREIIRIFDWRQEIEGKTISREWMETALPNLNTSLMQGSGLGALVTTVGAMVRKAKREGDQVTIPTAIFEMLEENFKSTKKLVQTLAEAQLIFENKKRTSELVNLQELHTLILEEVSGLIDMLGIKAQQVQISNSKNGHNLHVNIHKNNFKRVIRELLINAMKYGNDHCVIYVLLLSAGDHIIVKVLNPPFDTSIHKLDFTKSQETILFQPFYRHNKYVDERYSKEEFGLGLGLPIIKKMVEDMEGKVYFNLLKSNLYSNSSEEVSVSLEFPMSTVRT
- a CDS encoding LIC10415 family protein; this translates as MDVRLNRLLNSAEKLIQDKKDTKDVSGKAGNQTQKADEKSDFVVSLPVQYHNIQSRLTELQKQLSKEQSRIGLLEDNTQEENKLKELLFEGEPLFPELAEGNKSKPEILETSKATVSGLLAELKKKEVESENIFSLGMMLNPEEFKGKIGSVSTASMKPISETMVKRLLGG